The Gopherus evgoodei ecotype Sinaloan lineage chromosome 8, rGopEvg1_v1.p, whole genome shotgun sequence genome includes a region encoding these proteins:
- the SSX2IP gene encoding afadin- and alpha-actinin-binding protein isoform X2 produces the protein MGDWKTITVPALSSASKIAYQNTSEKKMSPSSLNMQQVLCSPLPSYKSMHSFFSAFCTEENVEQSISYLNRELTTLGFPSLYSECKDKELNVVSVLNCMNELLVLQRKNLRAQEEVEIQHLKLGSDMDHLQNCYAKVKEQLEASRREIVGLQERDRQQQCKNRNLHQLLKNEKDEVQKLQNIIASRATQYNHDMKRKEREYNKLKERLHQLVMNKKDKKIAMDVLNYVGRVDGKRGAWKTGKTEARNEEEMYKVLLGGYEQRQKQLLVENAELKKVLQQMKKEMISLLPPQKQKPKERAEDGIGPVLSDMEEDAVELNKENMWELSCETVREQLTNSIRKQWRMLKNHVEKLDNQVSRAHSGALNGSDVISREDHELETEKLELEIQQCKEMIKTQQQLLQQLMSPCDDDDTSVLLQDCYLLEERERLQEEWKLFREQKKNFERERRSFTEAAIRLGLERKAFEEDRGAWLKQQFLSMTSDHKNSEHVKTPSAYSGSSDPDNQLMNFRSRQKKPHCLPSVHPSEDLCQTIQHIPPNSNSSVVLNKTTEDSKPKQWKGLNKAETE, from the exons ATGGGAGATTGGAAGACTATTACAGTGCCAGCACTGTCATCAG CTAGCAAAATCGCTTATCAGAATACCTCAGAAAAGAAGATGTCCCCCTCAAGTTTAAACATGCAACAAGTGCTATGCTCGCCACTGCCTTCGTACAAAAGTATGCACAGCTTTTTCAGTGCCTTCTGCACAGAAGAGAATGTTGAACAGAGTATCTCCTATCTTAACAGG GAGTTGACAACATTAGGTTTCCCTTCTCTTTATTCGGAGTGCAAAGATAAAGAATTAAATGTAGTATCGGTCTTAAATTGTATGAATGAACTCCTTGTACTCCAACGCAAGAACCTCCGAGCTCAGGAAGAGGTGGAAATCCAGCATCTGAAATTGGGTAGTGATATGGACCACCTGCAGAACTGCTATGCTAAAGTAAAG GAGCAACTGGAAGCTTCTAGAAGGGAAATAGTGGGACTTCAAGAAAGAGACAGACAACAGCAATGTAAGAACAGAAATCTGCACCAGttacttaaaaatgaaaaagatgag gtacaaaaattacaaaatattatTGCAAGTCGTGCTACTCAGTACAATCATGATatgaagaggaaagaaagagaataCAACAAACTAAAAGAGCGCTTACATCAACTAGTCATGAACAAAAAGGATAAAAAAATAG CTATGGATGTTCTAAATTACGTAGGTAGAGTTGATGGGAAGAGAGGTGCTTGGAAAACTGGTAAAACAGAAGCCAG GAATGAAGAAGAAATGTACAAAGTTCTGTTAGGTGGCTATGAACAACGCCAAAAACAGCTTCTAGTGGAAAACGCTGAGCTCAAGAAAGTTCTTCAGCAAATGAAGAAAGAAATGATTTCACTTCTCCCACCACAGAAACAGAAACCTAAGGAAAGAGCTGAAGATGGCATTGGGCCT GTACTATCAGACATGGAGGAAGATGCTGTAGAATTAAATAAAGAGAATATGTGGGAACTTTCTTGTGAAACTGTGCGAGAACAGCTTACCAATAGCATtagaaagcagtggagaatgcTGAAAAATCATGTTGAAAAACTGGATAACCAAG tGTCACGTGCGCATTCAGGGGCTTTGAATGGCAGCGATGTAATTTCAAGAGAGGACCATGAACTGGAAACTGAAAAGCTAGAATTAGAAATTCAGCAGTGCAAAGAAATGATCAAAACTCAGCAACAACTATTACAG CAGCTTATGTCTCcatgtgatgatgatgatacctCTGTGTTACTACAGGACTGTTATTTGTTGGAAGAAAGAGAGCGCCTCCAGGAAGAATGGAAACTATTTAGAGAACAAAAAAAGAACTTTGAGAGAGAGCGAAGAAGTTTTACAGAAGCTGCTATTAGATTAGGACTTGAG AGAAAGGCATTTGAAGAAGATAGAGGGGCTTGGCTGAAGCAACAGTTTTTGAGCATGACTTCTGATCACAAGAACTCTGAACATGTGAAAACTCCAAGTGCCTACTCAGGAA GTTCTGACCCAGACAATCAGTTAATGAACTTCAGGTCTCGGCAAAAGAAACCTCACTGCTTGCCTAGTGTACATCCTTCAGAGGACCTTTGCCAGACAATTCAGCATATCCCACCTAACAG CAATTCGAGTGTTGTATTGAATAAAACCACTGAAGACAGCAAGCCAAAGCAATGGAAGGGACTCAACAAAGCAGAAACTGAATAA
- the SSX2IP gene encoding afadin- and alpha-actinin-binding protein isoform X1 — protein sequence MGDWKTITVPALSSASKIAYQNTSEKKMSPSSLNMQQVLCSPLPSYKSMHSFFSAFCTEENVEQSISYLNRELTTLGFPSLYSECKDKELNVVSVLNCMNELLVLQRKNLRAQEEVEIQHLKLGSDMDHLQNCYAKVKEQLEASRREIVGLQERDRQQQCKNRNLHQLLKNEKDEVQKLQNIIASRATQYNHDMKRKEREYNKLKERLHQLVMNKKDKKIAMDVLNYVGRVDGKRGAWKTGKTEARNEEEMYKVLLGGYEQRQKQLLVENAELKKVLQQMKKEMISLLPPQKQKPKERAEDGIGPVLSDMEEDAVELNKENMWELSCETVREQLTNSIRKQWRMLKNHVEKLDNQVSRAHSGALNGSDVISREDHELETEKLELEIQQCKEMIKTQQQLLQQQLMSPCDDDDTSVLLQDCYLLEERERLQEEWKLFREQKKNFERERRSFTEAAIRLGLERKAFEEDRGAWLKQQFLSMTSDHKNSEHVKTPSAYSGSSDPDNQLMNFRSRQKKPHCLPSVHPSEDLCQTIQHIPPNSNSSVVLNKTTEDSKPKQWKGLNKAETE from the exons ATGGGAGATTGGAAGACTATTACAGTGCCAGCACTGTCATCAG CTAGCAAAATCGCTTATCAGAATACCTCAGAAAAGAAGATGTCCCCCTCAAGTTTAAACATGCAACAAGTGCTATGCTCGCCACTGCCTTCGTACAAAAGTATGCACAGCTTTTTCAGTGCCTTCTGCACAGAAGAGAATGTTGAACAGAGTATCTCCTATCTTAACAGG GAGTTGACAACATTAGGTTTCCCTTCTCTTTATTCGGAGTGCAAAGATAAAGAATTAAATGTAGTATCGGTCTTAAATTGTATGAATGAACTCCTTGTACTCCAACGCAAGAACCTCCGAGCTCAGGAAGAGGTGGAAATCCAGCATCTGAAATTGGGTAGTGATATGGACCACCTGCAGAACTGCTATGCTAAAGTAAAG GAGCAACTGGAAGCTTCTAGAAGGGAAATAGTGGGACTTCAAGAAAGAGACAGACAACAGCAATGTAAGAACAGAAATCTGCACCAGttacttaaaaatgaaaaagatgag gtacaaaaattacaaaatattatTGCAAGTCGTGCTACTCAGTACAATCATGATatgaagaggaaagaaagagaataCAACAAACTAAAAGAGCGCTTACATCAACTAGTCATGAACAAAAAGGATAAAAAAATAG CTATGGATGTTCTAAATTACGTAGGTAGAGTTGATGGGAAGAGAGGTGCTTGGAAAACTGGTAAAACAGAAGCCAG GAATGAAGAAGAAATGTACAAAGTTCTGTTAGGTGGCTATGAACAACGCCAAAAACAGCTTCTAGTGGAAAACGCTGAGCTCAAGAAAGTTCTTCAGCAAATGAAGAAAGAAATGATTTCACTTCTCCCACCACAGAAACAGAAACCTAAGGAAAGAGCTGAAGATGGCATTGGGCCT GTACTATCAGACATGGAGGAAGATGCTGTAGAATTAAATAAAGAGAATATGTGGGAACTTTCTTGTGAAACTGTGCGAGAACAGCTTACCAATAGCATtagaaagcagtggagaatgcTGAAAAATCATGTTGAAAAACTGGATAACCAAG tGTCACGTGCGCATTCAGGGGCTTTGAATGGCAGCGATGTAATTTCAAGAGAGGACCATGAACTGGAAACTGAAAAGCTAGAATTAGAAATTCAGCAGTGCAAAGAAATGATCAAAACTCAGCAACAACTATTACAG CAGCAGCTTATGTCTCcatgtgatgatgatgatacctCTGTGTTACTACAGGACTGTTATTTGTTGGAAGAAAGAGAGCGCCTCCAGGAAGAATGGAAACTATTTAGAGAACAAAAAAAGAACTTTGAGAGAGAGCGAAGAAGTTTTACAGAAGCTGCTATTAGATTAGGACTTGAG AGAAAGGCATTTGAAGAAGATAGAGGGGCTTGGCTGAAGCAACAGTTTTTGAGCATGACTTCTGATCACAAGAACTCTGAACATGTGAAAACTCCAAGTGCCTACTCAGGAA GTTCTGACCCAGACAATCAGTTAATGAACTTCAGGTCTCGGCAAAAGAAACCTCACTGCTTGCCTAGTGTACATCCTTCAGAGGACCTTTGCCAGACAATTCAGCATATCCCACCTAACAG CAATTCGAGTGTTGTATTGAATAAAACCACTGAAGACAGCAAGCCAAAGCAATGGAAGGGACTCAACAAAGCAGAAACTGAATAA
- the SSX2IP gene encoding afadin- and alpha-actinin-binding protein isoform X3, with protein sequence MGDWKTITVPALSSASKIAYQNTSEKKMSPSSLNMQQVLCSPLPSYKSMHSFFSAFCTEENVEQSISYLNRELTTLGFPSLYSECKDKELNVVSVLNCMNELLVLQRKNLRAQEEVEIQHLKLGSDMDHLQNCYAKVKEQLEASRREIVGLQERDRQQQCKNRNLHQLLKNEKDEVQKLQNIIASRATQYNHDMKRKEREYNKLKERLHQLVMNKKDKKIAMDVLNYVGRVDGKRGAWKTGKTEARNEEEMYKVLLGGYEQRQKQLLVENAELKKVLQQMKKEMISLLPPQKQKPKERAEDGIGPVLSDMEEDAVELNKENMWELSCETVREQLTNSIRKQWRMLKNHVEKLDNQVSRAHSGALNGSDVISREDHELETEKLELEIQQCKEMIKTQQQLLQDCYLLEERERLQEEWKLFREQKKNFERERRSFTEAAIRLGLERKAFEEDRGAWLKQQFLSMTSDHKNSEHVKTPSAYSGSSDPDNQLMNFRSRQKKPHCLPSVHPSEDLCQTIQHIPPNSNSSVVLNKTTEDSKPKQWKGLNKAETE encoded by the exons ATGGGAGATTGGAAGACTATTACAGTGCCAGCACTGTCATCAG CTAGCAAAATCGCTTATCAGAATACCTCAGAAAAGAAGATGTCCCCCTCAAGTTTAAACATGCAACAAGTGCTATGCTCGCCACTGCCTTCGTACAAAAGTATGCACAGCTTTTTCAGTGCCTTCTGCACAGAAGAGAATGTTGAACAGAGTATCTCCTATCTTAACAGG GAGTTGACAACATTAGGTTTCCCTTCTCTTTATTCGGAGTGCAAAGATAAAGAATTAAATGTAGTATCGGTCTTAAATTGTATGAATGAACTCCTTGTACTCCAACGCAAGAACCTCCGAGCTCAGGAAGAGGTGGAAATCCAGCATCTGAAATTGGGTAGTGATATGGACCACCTGCAGAACTGCTATGCTAAAGTAAAG GAGCAACTGGAAGCTTCTAGAAGGGAAATAGTGGGACTTCAAGAAAGAGACAGACAACAGCAATGTAAGAACAGAAATCTGCACCAGttacttaaaaatgaaaaagatgag gtacaaaaattacaaaatattatTGCAAGTCGTGCTACTCAGTACAATCATGATatgaagaggaaagaaagagaataCAACAAACTAAAAGAGCGCTTACATCAACTAGTCATGAACAAAAAGGATAAAAAAATAG CTATGGATGTTCTAAATTACGTAGGTAGAGTTGATGGGAAGAGAGGTGCTTGGAAAACTGGTAAAACAGAAGCCAG GAATGAAGAAGAAATGTACAAAGTTCTGTTAGGTGGCTATGAACAACGCCAAAAACAGCTTCTAGTGGAAAACGCTGAGCTCAAGAAAGTTCTTCAGCAAATGAAGAAAGAAATGATTTCACTTCTCCCACCACAGAAACAGAAACCTAAGGAAAGAGCTGAAGATGGCATTGGGCCT GTACTATCAGACATGGAGGAAGATGCTGTAGAATTAAATAAAGAGAATATGTGGGAACTTTCTTGTGAAACTGTGCGAGAACAGCTTACCAATAGCATtagaaagcagtggagaatgcTGAAAAATCATGTTGAAAAACTGGATAACCAAG tGTCACGTGCGCATTCAGGGGCTTTGAATGGCAGCGATGTAATTTCAAGAGAGGACCATGAACTGGAAACTGAAAAGCTAGAATTAGAAATTCAGCAGTGCAAAGAAATGATCAAAACTCAGCAACAACTATTACAG GACTGTTATTTGTTGGAAGAAAGAGAGCGCCTCCAGGAAGAATGGAAACTATTTAGAGAACAAAAAAAGAACTTTGAGAGAGAGCGAAGAAGTTTTACAGAAGCTGCTATTAGATTAGGACTTGAG AGAAAGGCATTTGAAGAAGATAGAGGGGCTTGGCTGAAGCAACAGTTTTTGAGCATGACTTCTGATCACAAGAACTCTGAACATGTGAAAACTCCAAGTGCCTACTCAGGAA GTTCTGACCCAGACAATCAGTTAATGAACTTCAGGTCTCGGCAAAAGAAACCTCACTGCTTGCCTAGTGTACATCCTTCAGAGGACCTTTGCCAGACAATTCAGCATATCCCACCTAACAG CAATTCGAGTGTTGTATTGAATAAAACCACTGAAGACAGCAAGCCAAAGCAATGGAAGGGACTCAACAAAGCAGAAACTGAATAA